A genomic window from Brassica oleracea var. oleracea cultivar TO1000 chromosome C8, BOL, whole genome shotgun sequence includes:
- the LOC106309076 gene encoding uncharacterized protein LOC106309076, whose protein sequence is MIVTSLCSDFSHLRLRNYFPKVFTLPFQILKHEDVAILKENIAVKLCNLEKNFPPSFFDVMEHLAVHLADEAALGGPVQYRWMYPFERYMYHLKKKVKNKAHIGGRVSGKSEEKWLTDEDYTVLQTFLMLNCDTFEPYERMFEEFMTERNPYMSTNDLQILKDQHFAEWVKNYVVQASNTYEFPMWMLDFVQGPQRKYKSWPIYHSRGYCFHTHSHGQDKKTQHYGVQVRGTTDTDYYGLIEEIIMVEYFGSVGLKAMVFKCKWFDTTKGRYKKYDPFILSGNCDQVCFIPYPRVRHTSANDWWACTKVMPRGVRETSEDALVALQDDTHNQVVAQSVMLRIETYVVEDDSDYESTPVVPPNDEYISEDELDEACTDSDSESDSSSYNLFGIDPEVHAFIRATWQGNYWGSWASWNFVPPEKKDQWWHAFIQHYYWDDQFHDEIYLKWKKQTQVTVCGRISQNRRDNRQPSYMSDAHWATMVEKYNTEQAKRKSAKAARSRKSAPVGKKMHKHGAGPRCFLNIAYQMMVDEGLDEPPSYTALARKTHTGKDGSFLDERTEELVLEVEEAVEEMLQDGSPLGDSQTGSTAASNAKRYLLNQEYIKRGKTKKGTIYGLGSVQYKNSSPSVPIPVSLQRNLDVDMRMSGFETTISEVKEDIAGVKEDFSALKAEINAFKTQVTGGMSASQATLNIILQTLQSQASTPASTAQPSQPQAQSQPQGQPQAPIQSQHQPQAQGQSTALPQHLTINNPSELDRWCQDLGM, encoded by the exons ATGATTGTCACGTCATTATGCAGCGACTTCTCCCATTTGCGTTTAAGGAATTACTTCCCAAAAGTGTTCACATTGCCATTTCAG ATACTTAAGCACGAAGATGTTGCTATTTTGAAAGAAAACATTGCGGTGAAGCTTTGTAATTTGGAGAAAAATTTTCCACCGTCGTTCTTTGATGTTATGGAACATTTGGCCGTACATTTAGCAGACGAAGCTGCTTTAGGTGGTCCAGTGCAATATAGATGGATGTATCCTTTCGAGCGATACATGTACCATCTGAAAAAGAAAGTTAAAAATAAGGCACACATTGGAG GTCGGGTTAGTGGAAAATCTGAAGAGAAATGGCTAACCGATGAAGACTACACTGTCCTCCAGACTTTTCTGATGCTCAATTGTGATACATTCGAACCATACGAAAG GATGTTCGAGGAGTTTATGACAGAGAGAAACCCATATATGTCTACTAATGATCTACAAATACTGAAAGACCAACATTTTGCTGAATGGGTGAAAAACTAT GTTGTGCAAGCGAGTAACACATATGAGTTTCCGATGTGGATGTTAGATTTTGTACAAGGTCCGCAACGTAAGTATAAATCTTGGCCGATTTACCATTCACGTGGATACTGCTTCCACACACATAGCCATGGCCAAGATAAGAAAACCCAACATTACGGCGTCCAAGTTCGTGGAACCACAGATACTGACTATTACGGTTTGATTGAGGAGATAATAATGGTTGAGTATTTTGGTTCCGTTGGACTGAAGGCCATGGTTTTTAAATGTAAGTGGTTTGATACAACTAAAGGACGG TATAAGAAATATGATCCATTTATCTTATCTGGTAATTGTGATCAAGTTTGTTTTATTCCTTATCCGCGGGTACGACATACATCAGCCAACGATTGGTGGGCATGTACAAAAGTTATGCCTAGAGGGGTTCGAGAAACCTCCGAGGATGCTCTTGTTGCATTACAAGATGATACACACAACCAAGTTGTTGCACAGAGCGTGATGCTGCGCATTGAGACGTATGTTGTCGAAGATGATTCAGATTATGAATCTACACCAGTTGTTCCTCCTAATGACGAATACATTTCAGAAGATGAATTAGATGAGGCTTGTACTGATTCAGATTCGGAATCTGATTCAAGTTCTTA TAACTT GTTTGGTATTGATCCTGAAGTCCATGCTTTTATCCGAGCAACATGGCAGGGAAACTACTGGGGGTCGTGGGCAAGCTGGAACTTCGTTCCACCTGAGAAGAAGGATCAGTGGTGGCATGCGTTCATT CAACACTACTACTGGGATGACCAATTCCATGATGAAATCTACTTGAAGTGGAAGAAACAAACTCAGGTTACCGTCTGTGGCCGCATCAGCCAGAACAGGAGAGATAATAGGCAACCTTCTTACATGTCAGACGCTCACTGGGCAACAATGGTTGAGAAGTACAACACTGAGCAAGCAAAAAGGAAGAGTGCAAAAGCTGCAAGATCTCGTAAGTCTGCTCCAGTTGGGAAGAAGATGCACAAGCACGGTGCAGGCCCACGCTGTTTCCTGAACATTGCGTATCAAATG ATGGTTGATGAAGGTTTGGATGAACCACCTTCATACACAGCCCTTGCAAGGAAGACTCACACGGGTAAAGATGGTTCCTTCCTAGACGAACGTACGGAGGAACTGGTGTTGGAGGTTGAGGAAGCCGTTGAAGAGATGTTACAAGATGGATCTCCACTAGGAGACAGTCAAACTGGCTCTACTGCTGCTTCAAATGCAAAGCGCTATCTTCTCAACCAAGAATACATCAAG AGAGGAAAGACAAAGAAGGGTACAATCTACGGCCTTGGCAGTGTTCAGTACAAGAACAGCAGTCCATCTGTGCCAATTCCTGTCTCACTGCAGCGCAACCTAGACGTTGATATGCGCATGTCTGGCTTTGAGACCACCATTTCTGAAGTCAAGGAAGACATTGCTGGAGTCAAGGAAGATTTCAGTGCTTTGAAGGCAGAAATCAATGCTTTCAAGACTCAAGTAACAGGGGGGATGTCAGCTAGCCAAGCAACTCTCAACATTATTCTGCAAACTCTCCAATCTCAAGCTTCCACTCCTGCCTCAACTGCACAACCATCTCAGCCTCAAGCTCAGTCACAACCTCAAGGTCAGCCCCAAGCTCCAATTCAATCTCAACATCAGCCACAAGCTCAAGGTCAGTCTACGGCTCTACCACAACATCTCACGATCAATAACCCATCTGAGTTAGATAGGTGGTGCCAAGACCTTGGTATGTAA